One part of the Hydra vulgaris chromosome 01, alternate assembly HydraT2T_AEP genome encodes these proteins:
- the LOC136074478 gene encoding uncharacterized protein LOC136074478 encodes MADDPPLKNFELNSLLTKKSILLKKHSDPDINFFNNDLIKNINPLYYNVNSKNIIEGMENDSFSILHVNIRSLQKNFDSLKQFLYKVNMNFQIICLSETWCDDKNIENNYNFHLPNYKVIHQIRTSGKVGGGLCIFIKNSLLYKVKSDLSSTTNDYESLCIELVNKTSKNIIIHALYRPPSGSIKVFEDHIRNVIKNNHIKKKTVYMVGDLNLSILDYDSNKNIKQFFNVIFENSYIPVINKSTRITNKSETSIDQIITNDFINIKIKTGIFKTDISDHFPIFIVVQKYNKSDCQKNTKIKTRIINDSSVNHFHDLLSSVKRDDLLLNLNADKAYEIFISEYYKYYNKAFPEITKLVKSKTLSNPWITKDQLKKHSNDPQGTWRIINEVIGKNNPERNNYPKIFKFKDNYVIEKELVAEALNKFFINIGPSLASKIESSKINFDAYLVSNKTNIMPNDNLTEEELLCAVSSIKPKKSIGVDNISGNIIINSIKLITIPLLCIFNLSLKEGVFPEKIKIARVVPIFKSGDPSDVTNYRPISVLTCISKVLERITYNRLYSFLIQNNILYNKQFGFKSGHSTDHAILHLVHDIFKGFNEKKYTLGVFIDLSKAFDTVDHLILLSNLEFYGIKNSNLAWFKSYLSNRKQYISYDGGKTDNMIITCGVPQGSVLWPLLFLIYVNDLYKFSDILNTTLFADDTNLFYSHEDINILFLTVNKELDNLTQWFKANKLSLNITKTKYTLFHRVHKKENIPLKLPNLFIDKNIIKREISSKFLGVILDENVAWREHISVVENKVSKNIGILYKAKQVLNQSCLKYIYFSFIHCYLNYANIAWSSTNVTKQSKLLCKQKHAIRIITNENRFSHSKILFSKLNILNVYNLNLYHVLIFMFKLDKKMAPYSFNSLF; translated from the exons ATGGCTGACGATCCtcctttaaaaaactttgaacttaattcattactaactaaaaaatcaatacttttaaaaaaacattctgatccggatattaatttttttaacaacgatttaataaaaaatattaacccATTATATTATAAcgtaaattcaaaaaatataattgaaggAATGGAGAACGACTCGTTCTCTATTCTTCATGTTAATATTAGAAgtctacaaaaaaattttgattcattaaaacaatttttgtataaagttaatatgaattttcaaattatttgtcTCAGCGAAACATGGTGTGATGATAAAAATATCGAGAACAATTATAATTTCCATTTACCAAATTATAAAGTGATTCACCAAATTAGGACCTCGGGCAAGGTAGGCGGGggtttgtgtatttttattaaaaactcgCTATTGTACAAAGTTAAGTCAGATTTAAGTTCAACCACTAATGATTATGAGTCATTGTGCATTGAACTCGTTAATAAAACCtccaaaaatataataatccaTGCTTTATACAGACCACCTTCAGGTTCTATTAAAGTGTTTGAAGACCACATTAGAAAcgtcattaaaaataatcatattaaaaaaaaaactgtttacatGGTTGGTGACCTGAACCTCAGTATTTTGGATTATGactcaaataaaaacattaaacaattttttaacgtcatttttgaaaatagctaCATTCCTGTCATCAACAAATCTACTCGCATAACCAACAAAAGTGAAACTTCGATAGATCAAATTATCACCAATGActtcataaatataaagataaaaacaggaatatttaaaacagatatTTCTGATCATTTTCCCATATTCATCgttgttcaaaaatataataaaagtgactgccaaaaaaatacaaaaataaaaacaagaataatAAACGACTCTTCAGTTAACCATTTTCATGACCTTTTATCAAGTGTTAAACGGGATGACTTGTTATTGAATCTAAACGCTGATAAAGCTTACGAAATATTTATAtcagaatattataaatattataacaaagcATTTCCTGAAAttacaaaattagttaaatcaAAAACGTTATCAAATCCTTGGATAACTAAGG ATCAACTAAAAAAGCATTCAAATGATCCTCAAGGTACTTGGCGCATAATTAACGAAGTTATTGGTAAAAATAATCCAGAGAGAAATAATTATccgaaaatttttaaattcaaagacAACTATGTTATAGAAAAAGAATTAGTGGCTGAAgcacttaataaattttttattaatattggtcCGTCTTTAGCATCAAAAATTGAATCCTCTAAGATCAACTTTGATGCATACTTAGTctctaataaaactaatattatgcCTAATGATAATCTAACTGAAGAAGAATTACTATGCGCAGTCTCTTCGATTAAGCCCAAAAAAAGTATAGGCGTCGACAATATAAGTGGTAACATcattataaattcaataaaactgATTACAATCCCGCTTTTGTGTATCTTTAACTTGTCTTTAAAAGAGGGAGTTTttccagaaaaaataaaaattgctagGGTGGTCCCTATTTTCAAATCAGGCGATCCTAGTGACGTTACTAATTATAGGCCGATCTCCGTTCTTACATGTATTTCAAAAGTTCTTGAACGAATTACGTATAATAGACTCTATTCTTTCTTAatccaaaataatattttgtacaataaacaatttggttttaaatctGGTCATTCTACTGATCACGCAATCTTACATCTTGTCCACGATATATTTAAAggtttcaatgaaaaaaaatatactttaggtgttttcatagatctaagtaaagcctttgatactgtCGATCATTTAATTCTTTTGTCCAATCTCGAGTTCTATGGCATCAAAAACTCTAACTTGgcttggtttaaaagttacttgTCTAATAGGAAGCAATATATTTCTTACGATGGTGGTAAAACGGATAATATGATTATTACATGCGGTGTTCCCCAGGGATCAGTTCTATGGCCccttttgtttctaatttatgtcaatgacttatataaattttctgatattttaaaCACAACTTTATTCGCCGATGATAcgaatttgttttattctcatgaagacattaatattttatttttaacagttaaCAAAGAACTTGATAACCTAACCCAATGGTTTAAAGccaataaattatctttaaacattactaaaactaaatacaCATTATTCCATCGtgttcataaaaaagaaaatattccacTTAAACTTCcaaatctttttattgataaaaatataataaaaagggaAATATCGTCAAAGTTTTTGGGCGTAATACTCGATGAAAATGTTGCATGGAGAGAACATATAAGTGTTGTTGAgaataaagtttctaaaaatattggtataCTGTATAAAGCTAAACAGGTCTTAAACCAATCTTGTCTTAAATacatatacttttcatttatacactGTTACCTAAACTATGCTAACATTGCTTGGAGCAGCACCAATGTTACAAAGCAAAGTAAACTTCTATGTAAACAAAAACACGCCATTAGGATTATTACAAATGAAAATCGCTTCTCTcattcaaaaatactttttagtaaacttaatattctaaatgtttataatttaaatctcTATCAtgttcttatatttatgtttaaacttgataaaaaaatggcaCCATATTcatttaactctttattttaa